In one window of uncultured Campylobacter sp. DNA:
- a CDS encoding DNA-deoxyinosine glycosylase — MSQTHPFKPIFDENSKILILGSFPSAPSRKLGFYYANPRNRFWRVLAQILNAPPTNTDEKIKFLLARHIAIYDAAICCEIKGSSDAKMTAVVPANLEPIFSGARIVQVFANGGKAHEICEKYLKTQILNATGKEPVKLPYTSPANANFSFERLVREWTIVADVLKHAEI; from the coding sequence ATGAGCCAAACTCACCCTTTTAAGCCGATTTTCGATGAGAATTCTAAAATTTTAATCCTAGGCTCCTTCCCCTCCGCCCCCTCTCGCAAGCTGGGCTTTTACTACGCAAATCCGCGAAATCGCTTCTGGCGCGTGCTGGCGCAAATTTTAAACGCGCCGCCTACGAACACGGATGAGAAGATAAAATTCCTACTCGCCCGCCACATCGCCATCTACGACGCTGCGATCTGCTGCGAGATAAAGGGTTCAAGCGACGCCAAAATGACCGCCGTCGTACCTGCGAATTTAGAGCCGATCTTTAGCGGCGCGCGCATCGTGCAGGTATTCGCAAACGGCGGCAAGGCGCACGAAATCTGCGAAAAATATCTAAAAACTCAAATTTTAAACGCAACCGGCAAAGAGCCCGTCAAGCTACCGTACACGAGCCCAGCGAATGCAAATTTTAGCTTTGAAAGGCTCGTGCGCGAGTGGACGATCGTAGCGGATGTGTTAAAACATGCCGAAATTTAG
- a CDS encoding pyridoxamine kinase: protein MKKVLTVQDISCVGKVSLTVALPILSAMGMSTSVIPTAVLSMHTGFSGYTFCDLSSQIRAIMAHWKDRGVVFDGIYTGFLGSAAQIEIMSELFASFGGAGKTILVDPCMGDNGVFYPGFNEDFARMMALLCAQADVITPNITEACAITGVPYREDADRDFIMDLLTRLRELGARQVILKGIGYIADQCGVFSYDARTGRTNEYFHELLPVKFNGTGDIFAAVAFGAIMRGKSLETAVRIAADFVVSTIKETMSDEERNGYEGVDFEAIIPELVRKI from the coding sequence ATGAAAAAAGTTCTTACCGTTCAAGATATATCCTGCGTGGGCAAGGTTTCGCTGACCGTTGCATTGCCGATACTTAGCGCGATGGGGATGAGCACGAGCGTGATCCCTACGGCGGTTTTATCGATGCATACGGGCTTTTCTGGCTACACCTTTTGCGATCTAAGCTCTCAAATACGCGCGATTATGGCGCATTGGAAAGACCGCGGAGTGGTATTTGACGGCATCTACACGGGCTTTTTGGGCTCGGCGGCACAGATCGAGATTATGAGCGAGCTATTTGCGAGCTTCGGCGGCGCGGGTAAGACCATTTTGGTCGATCCTTGTATGGGCGATAACGGCGTATTTTATCCTGGCTTTAACGAGGATTTTGCCCGTATGATGGCGCTTCTGTGCGCTCAAGCCGACGTCATTACGCCCAATATCACCGAGGCCTGCGCGATTACAGGCGTGCCGTACCGAGAGGATGCGGATAGGGATTTCATCATGGATCTGCTTACAAGGCTTCGAGAGCTGGGCGCCAGGCAGGTTATTTTAAAGGGCATCGGCTACATCGCCGATCAGTGCGGAGTTTTCAGCTATGATGCACGCACGGGCAGGACGAATGAGTATTTTCACGAGCTGCTGCCGGTTAAATTTAACGGCACCGGCGATATTTTCGCCGCCGTAGCCTTCGGCGCAATAATGCGTGGCAAGTCGCTGGAAACTGCGGTTCGTATCGCTGCGGATTTCGTCGTCAGCACGATCAAAGAGACGATGAGCGACGAGGAGCGCAACGGATACGAAGGGGTGGATTTCGAAGCGATAATTCCTGAGCTGGTGAGGAAAATCTAA
- the hcp gene encoding hydroxylamine reductase: MSDNLEMFCHQCQMSAPEGCGAKGQDRGTCGKTSTLALLQDTMVFGLKGLSAYRHHAHEFDADTSAVDTVMADTLYFTLTNSNFNFDEHIAQLMAVGGAGVQMMDILSEAHTAKFGVPTPVKVSQNKVEGKAILVSGHNLHALEALLKATEGKGINIYTHSEMLPAHGYPQLRKYPHLKGNVGKAWFDQTKLFNEFKGAILMTTNCIVPLRSSCSYADRLFGYSIAGTDGIKHIQNDDFTPLIECALACGDVSMDSDESLVTGGHYKTILSLAPQILDAIKSGKIRRFFVIAGCDAPGKGREYYRELALSLPKDCVILTSSCGKFRFNDVDFGTVPGTELPRYIDLGQCNDSNGAVKIALALSEATGIAVNDLPVSIVLMWMEQKAVIILLALLSLGVKNINVGPTVPEFFNDEILGFLVQNFSLRLISGDAQADLKYFLGE; encoded by the coding sequence ATGAGCGACAATCTAGAGATGTTCTGTCATCAGTGCCAAATGAGCGCACCCGAGGGCTGCGGCGCCAAAGGCCAAGACCGCGGTACCTGCGGCAAAACCTCGACGCTGGCGTTACTTCAAGACACTATGGTTTTCGGGCTTAAAGGCCTTAGCGCCTACCGCCACCACGCACACGAGTTCGACGCCGATACTAGCGCGGTCGATACCGTTATGGCAGATACGCTGTATTTCACGCTGACGAACTCAAATTTTAACTTTGACGAGCATATCGCGCAACTGATGGCCGTCGGAGGCGCGGGCGTGCAGATGATGGATATTTTAAGCGAGGCGCATACCGCAAAATTTGGCGTGCCGACCCCGGTTAAAGTTAGCCAAAACAAGGTCGAGGGCAAGGCGATTTTGGTTAGCGGACACAACCTGCACGCGCTTGAGGCGCTACTAAAAGCGACCGAGGGCAAGGGCATTAACATCTACACCCACTCCGAGATGCTTCCTGCGCACGGCTATCCACAGCTTCGCAAGTATCCGCATCTAAAGGGCAACGTCGGCAAGGCGTGGTTTGATCAGACCAAGCTTTTCAACGAATTTAAGGGCGCGATTTTGATGACCACAAACTGCATCGTGCCGCTTCGCTCGTCCTGTAGCTACGCGGACAGGCTGTTTGGCTACTCTATCGCGGGCACCGACGGGATCAAACATATCCAAAACGACGATTTTACGCCGCTCATCGAGTGCGCGCTTGCGTGCGGCGACGTGAGTATGGACAGCGACGAGAGCTTGGTGACGGGCGGACACTACAAGACGATTTTGAGCCTCGCACCGCAAATTTTAGACGCGATCAAATCTGGCAAAATCCGCCGCTTTTTCGTCATCGCGGGCTGCGACGCGCCCGGCAAAGGACGCGAGTATTACCGCGAGCTAGCGCTTAGCCTGCCGAAGGACTGCGTGATTTTGACCTCGAGCTGCGGCAAATTCCGCTTCAACGACGTGGATTTTGGAACCGTGCCCGGCACCGAGCTTCCGCGCTATATCGATCTAGGTCAGTGCAACGACAGCAACGGCGCGGTCAAGATCGCCTTGGCGCTTAGCGAGGCTACCGGCATCGCCGTAAACGACCTGCCGGTCTCGATCGTGCTGATGTGGATGGAGCAAAAGGCGGTCATCATACTGCTTGCGCTGCTTAGCCTTGGCGTTAAGAATATCAACGTGGGCCCTACGGTACCTGAGTTTTTCAACGACGAAATTTTGGGCTTTTTGGTGCAAAATTTCAGCCTTCGCCTAATCAGCGGCGACGCGCAGGCGGATCTGAAATACTTCCTGGGCGAATAA
- a CDS encoding S8 family serine peptidase, which translates to MRKLNFKGAHVLSAAVCAVLFTNVCEAQYIEPGKVGDIKSWETDEYKAYWGLSSMNASVAYAKGATGRDVKLGVVDSGMLLSHQEFAGGRITGTTAKGEYSKDGMRYPDAEFGNAPFKQKGSDEKDKTDKGEFRKGQKFETNGDWIAGINDSHGTHVGGTIGANRDGSGTHGVAWESRLYSGNTGGNDGMTYGPNQDYGYFYAVYNELAKSGVRAINNSWGSNRRVNSSYLGAEGYSGIPGTAANPTKPNHHLYLKDIDTAKKAYYQFVVDGQKSFIDAAYEVAKKYRIIQVFTAGNRDGMEESYTRAMLPYFRPDAEKLWLNVTGQTDSNTQRFNTAGHSKWWTIAAPGVKVKSSIVDVKTGKAGYASWGGTSMAAPHVTGALGVIMSRYSYMTNEQARDVLLTTARQTKYSFKKGDTSRLSGWTSELGVPDKRWGWGIVDLGKAMFGPGQFLGKFDVNMDVDDVWSNDISDKAIKFRKTEDDADAAAWAVRKAQLDAKGGNLTAEERAEYNVELAREQARAHRAAEGYKGTLIKRGGGTLTLAGDNTYSGDTIIKGGQITALNQSLKNSKVTVENGGALKIKKSLTVQEVKTDVFNKPKEFVNKTRTATSDTVTATIKQGGRYVVSHAGIVGMSSAGATNLNLTFEKNSIVDLENPLFEDAQKIYKDPAKSKKYWVEGSFRGYDQTILRKYAFFDLVRNFSDSKLELTFKKGSKGVVDFAKGKNQKLIAAAIEGSSNQPALMSVFRSRPAVRTSDLYRNFIFATPQQASDTLKTFANEANFAAQNAAVIDNVLIRNAVLNRKRNFNALSIDEEMGINFWANTAGNVMKFSSDEGSGNFKSTSVTQLVGLDGALSENLRLGAVVGVGKTKTKEDGSKEFDHTNRHAGLYAQVGLETVKFDLGAVYTDIKRKKTGSSTIVQHTANNGAKSNEKLINMFASATYGGFNGENFEINPYLGVSRIYARTGGMSENVGPFVMSTDKKSRNMNILTAGISPSMPFKIGGMSSSAQLDLAYNRFFGDTRPGAGVNVANAGYVDLEGKELRDFVTAGVGVGTMIFKNTSLRLSYTGAFGNDVKSNSLNAKIEVSF; encoded by the coding sequence ATGAGAAAGCTAAATTTCAAAGGAGCCCATGTGCTGTCTGCAGCAGTTTGCGCCGTGCTATTTACAAATGTCTGTGAAGCACAGTATATAGAACCCGGCAAAGTAGGCGATATAAAAAGCTGGGAGACGGACGAGTATAAAGCGTACTGGGGTCTAAGCAGCATGAACGCATCGGTAGCCTACGCCAAAGGCGCCACCGGCAGAGATGTAAAACTGGGCGTAGTCGATTCGGGCATGCTTCTAAGTCATCAAGAATTCGCAGGAGGCAGGATTACGGGGACGACTGCGAAAGGCGAGTACTCCAAAGATGGCATGCGTTACCCAGACGCAGAATTCGGCAACGCACCCTTTAAACAAAAAGGCAGCGACGAAAAAGACAAGACGGACAAGGGCGAATTTAGAAAAGGACAAAAATTTGAAACTAACGGCGATTGGATAGCCGGCATAAACGACTCGCACGGTACTCACGTAGGAGGTACGATAGGGGCAAATCGCGACGGAAGCGGTACGCACGGAGTGGCATGGGAGTCGAGATTATACTCGGGAAATACAGGCGGAAACGACGGCATGACCTACGGTCCAAATCAAGACTACGGATACTTCTATGCCGTATATAACGAGCTTGCTAAATCGGGCGTAAGAGCGATAAATAATAGTTGGGGATCAAACAGAAGAGTAAATTCCTCCTATCTGGGCGCGGAAGGTTACAGCGGGATCCCCGGTACGGCGGCTAATCCTACTAAGCCTAATCATCATCTATACCTCAAAGATATAGATACCGCTAAAAAAGCTTATTATCAATTTGTAGTGGATGGCCAAAAAAGCTTCATAGACGCCGCATACGAAGTCGCTAAAAAATACAGAATAATCCAAGTCTTTACCGCGGGCAATAGAGACGGCATGGAGGAGTCCTACACAAGGGCGATGCTGCCGTATTTTCGCCCCGATGCGGAAAAGCTATGGCTAAACGTAACGGGGCAGACCGATAGCAATACTCAAAGATTTAACACCGCGGGACATTCGAAATGGTGGACCATAGCAGCACCCGGAGTAAAAGTAAAATCCTCCATCGTGGACGTCAAGACGGGCAAAGCAGGATACGCTTCTTGGGGCGGCACGTCGATGGCGGCGCCTCACGTAACGGGAGCTTTGGGCGTCATAATGTCTAGATATAGCTATATGACGAACGAGCAGGCAAGAGACGTCTTACTAACGACGGCGAGACAGACGAAATACTCGTTCAAAAAGGGCGATACTAGCAGGCTTTCAGGTTGGACGAGCGAGCTTGGAGTGCCCGATAAAAGATGGGGCTGGGGCATAGTAGATCTCGGCAAGGCGATGTTCGGACCGGGTCAGTTTCTAGGGAAATTTGACGTAAATATGGACGTAGATGACGTCTGGTCCAACGACATCTCGGACAAGGCGATAAAATTTAGAAAGACCGAGGACGATGCAGATGCGGCGGCTTGGGCGGTGCGCAAAGCACAGCTCGATGCTAAGGGCGGAAATTTGACCGCGGAAGAGAGAGCCGAATACAATGTAGAGCTAGCCAGAGAGCAAGCGCGAGCGCATAGAGCGGCGGAAGGCTATAAAGGAACGCTGATAAAAAGAGGCGGCGGTACGCTAACGCTTGCGGGCGATAACACCTACAGCGGCGATACGATCATAAAAGGCGGGCAGATCACGGCGCTAAATCAGTCTTTAAAAAATAGTAAAGTGACCGTAGAAAACGGCGGCGCTTTGAAGATCAAAAAGAGCCTAACCGTCCAAGAGGTCAAAACCGACGTATTCAATAAGCCGAAAGAATTCGTAAATAAAACCAGAACCGCCACCTCAGATACCGTCACGGCGACTATAAAGCAAGGCGGCAGATACGTCGTATCGCACGCGGGCATAGTCGGCATGTCTTCGGCAGGAGCTACGAATTTGAACCTCACGTTTGAAAAAAATTCCATCGTAGATCTAGAAAATCCTCTTTTCGAAGATGCGCAAAAGATATATAAAGACCCCGCAAAATCGAAGAAGTACTGGGTAGAGGGCAGCTTCAGAGGCTACGATCAGACGATCCTAAGAAAATACGCGTTTTTTGATTTAGTAAGAAATTTTAGCGATTCCAAGCTAGAGCTCACCTTCAAAAAGGGCAGCAAGGGCGTGGTGGATTTCGCAAAGGGCAAAAATCAAAAACTGATCGCCGCCGCGATAGAGGGCTCGAGCAATCAACCCGCCCTAATGAGCGTTTTTAGAAGCAGACCTGCGGTGCGAACGAGCGATCTGTATAGAAATTTCATCTTTGCTACGCCGCAGCAGGCCTCCGACACGCTAAAAACGTTCGCGAACGAGGCAAATTTCGCCGCACAAAATGCAGCTGTGATCGATAACGTACTGATCCGAAACGCCGTCTTAAACCGCAAAAGAAATTTTAATGCGTTAAGCATAGATGAGGAAATGGGGATCAACTTCTGGGCGAACACTGCGGGAAACGTCATGAAATTTAGCTCGGATGAGGGAAGCGGAAATTTCAAATCTACCTCCGTGACGCAGCTCGTCGGCCTAGACGGCGCGCTGAGTGAAAACTTAAGACTGGGAGCCGTAGTGGGCGTGGGAAAAACCAAGACCAAGGAAGACGGCAGCAAAGAGTTTGATCACACGAACAGACACGCGGGACTTTACGCGCAGGTGGGCTTAGAGACCGTTAAATTTGATCTAGGCGCCGTATATACGGACATAAAACGCAAAAAAACCGGCAGCTCCACGATAGTGCAACACACCGCTAATAATGGCGCTAAGAGCAACGAAAAGCTCATAAATATGTTTGCTAGCGCGACATACGGCGGCTTTAACGGCGAAAATTTTGAGATAAATCCGTATTTGGGCGTCTCTCGCATCTACGCTAGAACGGGCGGCATGAGCGAAAATGTGGGTCCGTTCGTGATGAGCACGGATAAAAAATCTAGAAACATGAATATCTTAACAGCGGGCATTAGTCCGAGCATGCCGTTTAAAATAGGCGGCATGAGTTCGTCCGCACAGCTCGATCTAGCCTACAATAGATTTTTCGGCGACACGAGACCGGGCGCGGGAGTGAATGTCGCAAACGCAGGATACGTGGATCTAGAGGGCAAAGAGCTTAGAGACTTCGTCACCGCGGGCGTGGGCGTAGGGACTATGATATTTAAAAACACGAGCCTTAGGCTATCGTACACCGGCGCGTTCGGAAACGACGTGAAATCAAATAGCCTAAACGCCAAGATCGAGGTTTCGTTTTAA
- the menA gene encoding 1,4-dihydroxy-2-naphthoate octaprenyltransferase, whose product MITVKALYASARLRSLPLSVSGVLLGSGAAYGAGAFRADIFALALLTTLLFQVLSDYANDYGDAVKGTDDDGRLGPRRAIQTGQMSAEQMKRVIVATALLSALCSLALSVLAFGERFYLVALFLALGGASIYAAIRYTVGADAYGYKGLGDVFVFLFFGLLSVLGSYFLYARSLDAALLLPACACGMLSTAVLNLNNMRDIQNDALKSKRTIPVRIGLRAAKRYHYALIAGGAGLMLCYSFLRGEPGVKLLYIISFAPLIRHLFFVSRVRECRDFDGQLKVVALCTFAMSALFFVGEILG is encoded by the coding sequence ATGATAACAGTAAAGGCTCTTTACGCATCCGCACGACTTAGATCGCTGCCGCTTAGCGTCTCTGGCGTGTTGCTCGGTAGCGGCGCGGCGTACGGCGCGGGCGCGTTTAGAGCCGATATTTTCGCGTTGGCGCTACTTACGACGCTGCTGTTTCAGGTACTAAGCGACTATGCTAACGACTACGGCGACGCGGTAAAAGGCACCGACGACGATGGTAGGCTGGGGCCGCGCCGCGCGATCCAAACGGGACAGATGAGCGCCGAGCAGATGAAGCGCGTCATCGTCGCTACGGCGCTGCTTTCGGCGCTTTGCAGCCTCGCGCTAAGCGTTTTGGCATTCGGCGAGCGGTTTTATCTCGTGGCTCTATTTTTGGCGCTGGGCGGCGCGTCGATATACGCGGCGATCCGCTACACCGTGGGGGCCGACGCATACGGCTACAAAGGGCTAGGCGACGTTTTCGTGTTTTTATTTTTTGGGTTACTTAGCGTGCTGGGCTCGTACTTTTTATACGCGCGCTCGCTTGATGCGGCGCTGCTGCTGCCTGCGTGCGCGTGCGGTATGCTAAGCACCGCCGTGCTAAATCTAAACAACATGCGCGACATCCAAAACGACGCGCTCAAGAGCAAGCGCACGATCCCCGTTCGTATCGGACTGCGCGCGGCTAAGCGCTACCACTACGCGCTGATCGCGGGCGGGGCGGGGCTAATGCTCTGCTACTCGTTTTTGCGCGGCGAGCCTGGCGTAAAACTACTCTACATAATTAGCTTTGCGCCGCTTATTAGGCACCTATTTTTCGTTTCGCGGGTGCGGGAGTGTCGCGACTTCGACGGGCAGCTAAAGGTAGTCGCACTCTGCACATTTGCGATGTCGGCGCTGTTTTTCGTCGGGGAGATTTTAGGCTAA
- a CDS encoding non-canonical purine NTP pyrophosphatase, translated as MKILLATSNKNKVKEIKEFFTEYDVCALGEVLDPFEIDECGTSFKQNALIKARAVHEALKSKNLQSEFFVLSDDSGICVDALGGAPGIFSARFSGSDATDASNREKLARKLRALSLDSSLAHYTAAIALKCDLGEFCTHGFMHGTAITKQRGQNGFGYDFMFIPRGFDRTIGELPAAVKFKISHRTKGLALMRILLKNLEKQMRLAKFH; from the coding sequence ATGAAAATTTTACTTGCGACGAGTAACAAAAATAAAGTAAAAGAGATAAAAGAATTTTTCACGGAATACGACGTGTGTGCGCTCGGCGAGGTGCTGGATCCTTTTGAGATCGACGAGTGCGGCACGAGCTTCAAACAAAACGCGCTGATTAAAGCCCGCGCAGTGCACGAGGCGCTAAAAAGTAAAAATTTGCAGAGCGAATTTTTTGTGTTAAGCGATGATAGCGGTATCTGCGTGGATGCGCTGGGCGGGGCTCCTGGGATATTTTCGGCGCGCTTTAGCGGCTCAGATGCAACGGATGCGAGTAATCGCGAGAAATTAGCAAGGAAGCTGAGAGCTTTAAGCTTAGACTCATCGCTAGCGCATTACACGGCAGCGATTGCGCTAAAATGCGATCTGGGCGAGTTTTGCACGCACGGCTTTATGCACGGCACGGCGATAACGAAGCAGCGCGGGCAAAACGGATTTGGATACGATTTTATGTTTATTCCGCGCGGATTTGACCGCACGATCGGGGAGCTGCCCGCTGCGGTAAAATTTAAAATTTCGCACCGCACGAAGGGGCTAGCGCTGATGCGAATTTTGTTGAAAAATTTAGAAAAACAGATGAGACTTGCTAAATTTCATTAA
- a CDS encoding MFS transporter — protein sequence MLKSVFPLSFIIATRFFGLFILLPVLSLYALSLHGANESLVGLLFGIYAIMQVILQTPFGVLSDKIGRKKTLAIGLALFIVGACVCAASESIYTMIFGRFLQGCGAVGAVATALISDFTREEERGKAMAVMGAMIGVSFGVAMILSPLLSAKFGLASLFHLSSALTLLCLVLLFFVVPTEPHIRSLRQKVPLGSLLSDKNLMLMNLTNFFQKAFMTAAFFLIPILLVQKFGLSKSDLTKIYALGAIFGFTAMGASGALGEKRALAKQILLIGICFFIASYLIFAFASGASAFVVGVMLFFVGFNAHEPIMQSLASKFAKVAQKGAALGIFNSFGFFGSFLGGLCGGALFGKIGIEALGIGVAVLGVIWLVLLSRLSDPKLFKNLYFPKGGDFSTLQGVKGIIEIYETDGELVVKFNSKLINEDQIYKIVGGK from the coding sequence ATGCTAAAAAGCGTCTTTCCGCTTAGTTTTATCATCGCTACGAGGTTTTTTGGATTATTTATTTTGCTGCCCGTGCTTAGCCTGTATGCGTTGAGCTTGCACGGCGCAAACGAAAGTCTAGTGGGGCTACTTTTTGGAATTTATGCGATTATGCAAGTGATTTTGCAAACGCCATTTGGAGTGCTAAGCGATAAGATCGGACGTAAAAAAACCCTTGCGATAGGACTGGCACTTTTTATCGTGGGCGCTTGCGTTTGCGCGGCGAGCGAGAGCATTTATACGATGATTTTTGGGCGTTTTTTGCAAGGCTGCGGTGCTGTAGGAGCCGTAGCTACCGCACTAATTAGCGATTTTACGCGAGAGGAGGAGCGTGGCAAGGCGATGGCTGTAATGGGCGCGATGATAGGCGTGAGCTTTGGCGTAGCAATGATTTTAAGTCCGCTTTTAAGCGCCAAATTTGGACTTGCCAGCCTATTTCATCTAAGTTCGGCGCTTACGCTTTTATGTTTGGTGCTGCTTTTTTTCGTAGTACCTACCGAACCGCATATCCGCTCCCTACGTCAAAAGGTCCCGCTCGGCTCCCTTTTGAGTGACAAAAATTTAATGCTTATGAATTTAACGAATTTTTTTCAAAAAGCTTTCATGACGGCAGCGTTTTTTCTAATTCCAATTTTGCTCGTGCAAAAATTCGGACTTTCCAAAAGTGATTTGACCAAAATTTATGCTCTAGGCGCGATATTTGGCTTTACTGCGATGGGTGCGAGCGGCGCTTTAGGCGAAAAGCGCGCGCTAGCTAAGCAAATTCTACTTATAGGCATCTGCTTTTTCATCGCTTCGTATTTGATTTTTGCGTTTGCTAGCGGGGCGAGCGCTTTCGTGGTGGGTGTGATGCTCTTTTTCGTGGGATTTAACGCGCATGAGCCCATTATGCAAAGCCTTGCGTCCAAATTTGCCAAAGTCGCTCAAAAAGGCGCCGCGCTTGGGATTTTTAATTCGTTCGGATTTTTTGGCAGTTTTTTGGGCGGGCTATGTGGCGGTGCACTTTTTGGCAAAATCGGCATCGAAGCGCTAGGCATTGGCGTCGCGGTTTTGGGTGTGATCTGGCTTGTGCTACTTTCTAGGCTGAGCGATCCAAAACTTTTTAAGAATTTATACTTTCCTAAAGGTGGCGATTTTTCCACACTACAGGGCGTAAAGGGCATTATTGAAATTTACGAGACCGATGGCGAACTCGTTGTGAAATTTAACTCGAAACTGATAAATGAAGATCAAATTTATAAAATCGTAGGAGGCAAATGA
- a CDS encoding molybdopterin molybdotransferase MoeA, protein MMEFEKFESAMERFASTVQKSSRIEKVAITQALGRILAGDVAAPFSTPRRPTAAMDGYALKGADLSEGAKFKIVGTTPAGKMPSAAAKAGECVKTFTGGLMCEGSDTLLPIENVQVQGGEIVVTKPVPAGFAVRAAGESYREGELLLRSGTKLGFSQIALLAELGLFHISVFVRPKVAILATGSEIKDLGERLENDAQIYSSNHIALANLVTQLGCEAMIMPLVRDDEKELEGAILSALQSADILLTSGGVSVGDYDFVQSTLQSKFELIVKGAAIKPGRHVRVAKTGEKYIFAFPGFPLSALITCILFLRVYLQKSFGVRENTEFSAILDHDYVKKTPWLEFMPALLQNREGRLFVSLQSKKQGSSAILNNLDDDSVLLVAPLEVKELKKGELVRVISVPKI, encoded by the coding sequence ATGATGGAATTTGAAAAATTTGAAAGCGCGATGGAGCGCTTCGCAAGCACGGTGCAAAAATCCTCACGCATCGAAAAAGTCGCGATCACGCAGGCGCTAGGGCGTATTTTGGCAGGCGACGTCGCGGCGCCTTTCAGTACTCCGCGTCGCCCGACCGCTGCGATGGACGGCTACGCGCTAAAGGGCGCGGATCTAAGCGAAGGAGCGAAATTTAAGATCGTCGGCACGACGCCTGCGGGCAAGATGCCTAGCGCCGCGGCAAAGGCGGGCGAGTGCGTCAAGACCTTCACCGGCGGGCTAATGTGCGAGGGCAGCGACACGCTTCTGCCTATCGAAAACGTGCAGGTGCAAGGCGGCGAAATCGTCGTCACAAAGCCCGTTCCCGCAGGCTTTGCCGTGCGCGCGGCGGGCGAGAGCTACCGCGAGGGCGAACTTTTGCTTCGTAGCGGCACGAAGCTCGGCTTTTCGCAGATCGCGCTGCTAGCGGAGTTGGGGCTATTTCACATAAGCGTATTCGTCCGCCCAAAAGTAGCAATTCTAGCCACCGGCAGCGAGATCAAGGATCTGGGCGAGAGGCTCGAAAACGACGCTCAAATTTACAGCTCCAACCACATCGCGCTTGCAAATTTAGTAACGCAGCTAGGCTGCGAAGCGATGATAATGCCTCTAGTACGCGATGACGAAAAAGAGCTAGAAGGCGCGATCTTATCGGCTTTACAGAGCGCCGACATACTTCTAACCAGCGGCGGAGTGAGCGTTGGAGACTACGACTTCGTGCAAAGCACGCTGCAATCAAAATTTGAGCTCATCGTAAAGGGTGCGGCGATCAAACCGGGCCGCCACGTGCGCGTAGCCAAAACCGGCGAAAAATATATCTTCGCGTTCCCCGGCTTTCCGCTCTCGGCGCTTATTACGTGCATTTTGTTTCTGCGCGTATATTTGCAAAAATCCTTCGGCGTGCGCGAAAATACGGAATTTAGCGCGATCTTGGATCACGACTACGTAAAAAAGACGCCGTGGCTGGAGTTTATGCCTGCGCTCTTGCAAAACAGAGAGGGGCGACTTTTTGTTAGCCTACAAAGCAAAAAGCAGGGTTCCAGCGCGATTTTGAACAATTTAGACGACGATAGCGTCCTGCTAGTCGCGCCGCTAGAGGTCAAAGAGCTCAAAAAAGGCGAGCTCGTGCGCGTGATCTCGGTACCTAAAATTTAG